The Aquila chrysaetos chrysaetos chromosome 4, bAquChr1.4, whole genome shotgun sequence genome segment ACAATTCTGTCCACCCTAACTCCTCAAAAACAAAAAGTTGGTTTATAGGCTATTGTGGCATTCCATATAGCACTTTCTGGAAGGGATTTAAAGGTTTCTTTCTACATCCACAAATACACAGTCAGTCTTAATTCTTACCTTCAGCTGCCCTAAAACATCTGACagagaaaatcctttttatttgttctgatTCTAGAGTGCAAATCCTGGAAATagaaagcaaatgctgaaaCTTATTCTGTCAGGTACAGACTGCAAGTACAGACTGTACAGAcatcaatacttttttttttaacatacaatCAAAAATGGCTTCAGAGAGAAGCCAATTTGAGAGAATAATACTTGGAAACCAAAGTTTCACTAACATGTCAGTGTATATTAACTTgtttaatatttcctttaacaTGGCATTCCACATAGCCAGGGGTGAAACCTAGGACtgcagggggggaaaaaaactacTGCTAGTAAATGACAGCTAAGTTATGGTTAGTGAGACTGCAAAATATCAATAGATTTATCCTGCTAGAGGCCTATTTTGACATGAATGACTGGCCGAGAAAGAACTACTTTTATTTAGGTCGTAATAAGATATCACAACGTGATCCAAAGGATGTGAGATGTATGTATGGGAGGGACAAGACAGCGGGGTAAGACAGGGACATGATAGTAAGATTGGAAGGAAAGGCAAGAACTCCTTTTTATCAAAAATCAGCAAGGGTACCTGTAATCTGTACAGAGAAACTCACTGCACTTTTGACATTGTCTAATGCTTACCACCCAAATAAACAGTAATTACACGCATATTTCAATATAATAAGCCAAAACCCTGATCCCAGCTCCCACAAACCAACTGAAGCGCATTCCAAGACAATTCcatttgtaataaaaaacaGATGGTAAAGGAAACAGATGTCTCTCTGTGATCTGACTTACACATCTGCAGACATTTACAATACGCATGCATTTCCAAAGAATGCTGAGCAAGTTAAATTgggaaatgggatttttttttcttaatgggcATGCGCAAATGAAGAGTGTGactcaagaagaaaataagctgTGACAAAGACACATCTATCCTATCAAGCCTACCTGTTTCCAAACAGATATCATATTACAGCATCATGTTGAAGAAACACCAATCATGATACAAATCAGACAACTTTGGAAATAGTTTACTGCAAGGAAACATCACTCAAATGTGAGGTGGCTGAGGGAGGGGTGATTTTCAGATTTCTCCCCTCTCTGAAAGACGACCTCAGGTTAGCAATGGTTGTCCTTCAGAAATTCattatacagaaaagcaaaacatccCTCAGCAACACAGACCTGGAGATTTATTTAACATCTTCTAAATCTCAGATCGCCATTTTATGCAGACATCAACAATAAGCCATTGACAATGACATCAAATATTTGCACTGGTCTCAGTGAAATTATGCACAAGAATCAGCAGAGAAATGTGTTACAACAAAGAAGGATGGAAGAGTCTCcctcaaaaagagaaaatccttGCAGAACCACTTAGACAAGAGGTACAGGATAAAGCAGTGCAAGGAGCCAAGATGTTAATAACCTTCTGAATTAAGTTAGGTTGAGGCAGGTCAAAACTACACAAAATCTTCTCCAAATTGAACTGCTCATTTGGGAGATCTTGTTGGTTCCTTTTTgtcccatttatttttctctgaagagttTACTTCAGGCTCACAAAGGGTACCACATTGTCAGGCACGGAGAACGAAGTCTCTTTCGTCAAAGCACAAACCCCAATTTAAGTGCCACATCTCTGAGCTGAAGGAACCATATCCTGTAATGATATTCAATATCCATGTCCACTCCAGTCCTGGGCCTGCCTGCTGAGACTGTAAATAAGGAACTAGATTCACTCGAATGTTCTGACTGTTTCCTCCCACTGAAGGGATGCTGAACAGCCTTAAATCTCAGCTTTTGTTTACTTTGCACCACTGTAGTGACCAGTAAGACACAGATAGAATGCATCAATAAACCTGTCCAAGGGGGCTAATTATCACCATTGGGAACCAGGCCAGTTTAACCAGTTTAATTTCATATAAGCTGTCATACAATCATCAGATGGTAAGTACTTTCAGGAACTAAACACTTGGGCTGGAGTCAAACTGGTGAGATGGAGGTGAAAAGCTCCATATTCTATTACTAATGCCCTGAGCTATAGAGTCCCCAGCTGGTAGTTCTACAAAGGTTCACACAGCTTTTtttgaaaggcagcagaagtagttacaaggtttttttaaaaaaaacccaaaccaaaccaaaccaacaaaaaaaaaccccacagttgcAGGAACAActatctttttcttaaaataatctctCTGAAAGTAGCAGACTGTACACATTTTACAAGAATAAACAACCTTCTCTAATATTTATCCACAAATTGGGAGTCAAGAGATCATTAGTGCAAATTTCTGCTGACCAGCAGCATTTATTCTATAAACTTTGGGTATCCTAAGTGGTCCATTAGAGAACAACAGATATCTTCAATCCGCCTAATCTCTTCATTGGGCATGTCTTGTTTCCAGGCATGAATGCTACTTGGTGAAATTTCCCCTTCATAAGGAAGATAGAAAAGACCAGTGGAGGTGGCAAATAATATTTGGTTTAAGctagcaggaggaagaggaataccaagaaaggcaaaaattgtTTCAGCCGTCTTCTGAGGAAAGCTCACAATATCTTCAAATTTGACCAGCTGATAATTTGTTGGCAGCAAGTCCCCATTTattctcagtgctgctgctgtgtttgctaGCCATAAATAGGacaacacagaaacagcatttgaatTAGAATTTGAAAGTTCTTTTCTTAATGATTCATATTCAAAGGCATAGCCTTCATTTAAACTACATTTTCCTTTACCATCCTCCCCTTTAAACATTGTAGCCAagtgttgtggaacatttttcaAGGAGTAAAAGCTTGGCTTATTTTTGTACAACATTGAATAGATCCATGCCCGTGGGTCCCTTACTACATATAATGCTCTCATTGACGGTCCCAGGATTTCCTGAAAGAAGGGAAGCTTTAATGTCCAGCTCCCACTACTTAAACTAAGCACAGGTCGCGCAGTAGGATAATAGACGAGATGTCTTCTCAGTTCCCTAATATATTCAGCATCTTTATCTTGACTCCCTCTTGCCCTGCTTCGTTGCTCTGACAGAGATTCTCTCTTTttggatcttttctttttgtctttgcttatGGCAGAATGCTGAGCAATTTTACTTCTGCTGGCTTCATATAAATGAATGTTTTGCAAATGTAACTTTGTGCCTCGAACTAGAGACTGAAGCCACCCTTGGATAAGACGAAAATGACCATTCTGGACATCAGAAACCTTCCATTCACACGGATCTACAAAGGAATCAATTTCAAATTCAGTCTCGGGGATTTCGAGATAGGGCGTAGGTATCCTGATGTATAAGAAGTCACTGCTATTGAAAAagagctgttttaaaatttctgcaCCAGAAGCGGGAAGTGAAGCAATGATAACATCTGGCAAACCAACAGGGTTTTCTTCTAATTGTTTGGCTTTATTGCCTTTCTCATGTTCTAGCCTTGTCATGTCACTGCTCCATTTTGCACAGATGGGCTGAGTACACATGCTCCACACATCCACCAATTCAATAAGCCACAGTGTGACAACCAGTATCAGGATCCAACGCAACATTTTACCGAAGGATATGTAAAATCGCCACTGAAAAGCCAGTATGACCAAACTAACACCCAAAATTAACCCTGCAATTATGTTCACTTTGAACCCAAATGGGAAAACCACCCTattattttttatctgttttttcaCAGATTCAGTACCTAGACCAAACTTGGtcactttgttttcatgaaCTACTTTGGCAAACCCACCAAATCCCAAGTAATTGAACCTTGTCTTTAAATTCTGATATTCAGTCACAATGGAGATGgtattttcagtgttgttgACATTAAGCAAGATCTGAAATCCAGATTTTGCATTATCTATGAGTCTACAGTTAGAAACATTGACATACGGGCCATAAAAAAGGTAAGCAATCCTTGTAAGTGTGTTTTTCACTGGAAAGGTAACATTCACAAACTGAGTCCACCGCTTTTTGAATTCAGCAGCTTGTTCTGCCTCCTGTATCCTAGCAACAGGACTACTCCCATGATGATCAAACCAAAACATCTTGTAGTGGGCATCCCACACATCCATCATAGCTCCATTgtatttgttcttaaatttaTAGGGTATGTATTTAAAATCAATGTCAAGATTATGAAAAAAGGCACTGACAGAATTAACAGGAGAGTCTTCCTCCTTCTCGATATGGTCTACTACTAACAATGTCTGAGAATTTAAGAGCAGCAAAACGCGATACACACTTTTCAGTTTCA includes the following:
- the DSEL gene encoding dermatan-sulfate epimerase-like protein, whose protein sequence is MALMFMGHTLFLALMMFAVFTCEESVSNYSDWVTFIENVDQYEKQQLEGLSAEQKLKKPVLHPSLYFDADDVQALRQKAHTSHSHLFRAIRSAVTVMLSNPLYYLPPPKHVDFAAKWNEIYGNNLPPLAFYCLLCPEDKAAFDFALEYMDRMAGYKNWLVENAPGDEVPLGHSLTGFATAFDFLYNSLGNERRQKYLEKIWSVSEEMYECSKVRSWGKQLLHNHQATNMLALLIGALVAGADKGSQANIWKHAVVDVMEKTMFLLNHVVDGSLDEGVAYGSYTAKSVTQYVFLAQRHFGINNLENNWLKMHFWFYYATLLPGFQRTVGIADSNYNWFYGPESQLVFLDKFIMKNGAGNWLAQQIRKHRPKDGPMVPSTAQRWSTLHTEFLWYAAEITPQPPPDYGTAKMHVFPNWGVVTYGAGLPNSQTNTFVSFKSGKLGGRAVYDIVHFQPYAWIDGWRSFNPGHEHPDQNSFTFAPNGQVFVSEALYGPKLSHLNNVLVFAPSPTSQCNQPWEGQLGECAQWLKWIGDEVGDSTGEIITASQAGDMMFVSGEAVSAYTSAMKLKSVYRVLLLLNSQTLLVVDHIEKEEDSPVNSVSAFFHNLDIDFKYIPYKFKNKYNGAMMDVWDAHYKMFWFDHHGSSPVARIQEAEQAAEFKKRWTQFVNVTFPVKNTLTRIAYLFYGPYVNVSNCRLIDNAKSGFQILLNVNNTENTISIVTEYQNLKTRFNYLGFGGFAKVVHENKVTKFGLGTESVKKQIKNNRVVFPFGFKVNIIAGLILGVSLVILAFQWRFYISFGKMLRWILILVVTLWLIELVDVWSMCTQPICAKWSSDMTRLEHEKGNKAKQLEENPVGLPDVIIASLPASGAEILKQLFFNSSDFLYIRIPTPYLEIPETEFEIDSFVDPCEWKVSDVQNGHFRLIQGWLQSLVRGTKLHLQNIHLYEASRSKIAQHSAISKDKKKRSKKRESLSEQRSRARGSQDKDAEYIRELRRHLVYYPTARPVLSLSSGSWTLKLPFFQEILGPSMRALYVVRDPRAWIYSMLYKNKPSFYSLKNVPQHLATMFKGEDGKGKCSLNEGYAFEYESLRKELSNSNSNAVSVLSYLWLANTAAALRINGDLLPTNYQLVKFEDIVSFPQKTAETIFAFLGIPLPPASLNQILFATSTGLFYLPYEGEISPSSIHAWKQDMPNEEIRRIEDICCSLMDHLGYPKFIE